Genomic segment of Passer domesticus isolate bPasDom1 chromosome 4, bPasDom1.hap1, whole genome shotgun sequence:
AAGCAAAATGTTTTATCCGTGTCGTGTTCATGCCAAGTCAAATACTTTAGAACAACAACTCCAGGCTGAACTAGAAGGCCCCCAAATATGCCAACTACTGGactataaaagaaaaatgatcAGGAGAGTATCTGACCATGCTATGTCCCTTCAGACCAAAATACATGTTTCTGAGCATGTAAGAAGACAGCAAAAAAAGATGGTTAAGACAAAATTCTATCTTATGTTTATAATTGGATTTAATCCCATGTATCACACAAAACACGTACTTTACATCTTATACTAAAAAGCCATAAAGCCCCATCACTAATTACTTAAGGAATTACTTAAGGAGTTGAAATAAGCAGCAGATTTGAGTGGAGAACCCTTTGTTCTGTGTGCAATGCTGTATTCAGGAATCTGCCATGCATCTATCTGGAACTGAGGGATCATGCCTGAAAAAATGAAGCATCCTAGAAATCCTAGAAAGGCTGGATCTCAAAGCCATCCTTCTGTTCTGAGAGGATCAAAGACACTGTCTAGGTTGTGAGACACTTTCCTGTCTGTGTCTCCACAATATGGATTTGCACTCTCTATGGGCAATATTCAGcacttctttttgtcttttatgTACTGATTTCACTCCATTTCTCCAGATCTCTGGAAATTTTTATAATATCCTGCAGAGATCACCATATCCATGCCATTTtgcaatttttattatttaaaatatgataGCTCTTTCAAATGTAAAATGCTGATCACTGCTTTTGAACCACAGCATTTCAAACTTCTGTGACTTCATCCTTTAACAATTTCAGCTGAATAACTATTTGTCTGCTTATGTGAATGTCAAGTGGAGATAATGTAAACTGCCTTATTAATGTCATGCACCAATACTTCTATTTCCTCCTACTCTGTTTAGCCAGTTATCGTGCCAAAAAACTAAATCTCATGGATTTGATCGGATTATTTCTGACAAATCTGTATCTGCTTTGCTTACATTCCTCTTTACCTCTGGCTATGTACAAAGCCAATCACTTAATAACTTACTCCAACATCACTCGAGGCAGGAAAGATGGGTAGGCTCCTAATACGTAACATGCCAGAacctcttttcttcccttttaacAGATTCTACTGTGTGTGAATTTtgattacttttcttttttttcctaaactgtAGGTTTACCAATTCTCTTTGCAATTTGTCGCTTGCTTGGGTTGTTTGTGGTGTGCTCTGGTGAAAGTGTTACCAAATTCTGCAGATATGCATTAAACACTTCAGCACTTTCTTTATAACATTACCTTAAGTGTCCTTTGATACCTTTGTCACTTTATTTTGGCCTATGTTTCTTTTATCTTGATCACTTGAATTTTGTAGATTGTGTACTCAGAATTAATCTTTCCTCTGCCCCAAAGTCAGAAACTCGTTTCAGCCTTCCCTTTCTGGAGATCTATCTGTTcacagttttgtttctgttattCTGCTATGCTCACTTATACCTTCTGATGGAAACAGAGtatcttttatttcatttatataAATTGCTTTTTACCATCAAAATTTCTAttcacagcagctcctctcagTTTGTACTGAGAGACTGCTCTATAAAGGTTTCCAGTCAATTGTAATGGGGAGTAATAATGCTTATTAGATACCAATTCTCTATGTTTTCagcatgtttttaaaaaaattaaattattaaggAATAAAATACCCTCTCTCAAACATCAGGCAGtcttttttatgatttttagaCAACCTGAAGGCAAAATAGCATTTTCTCCTAACACTTGTTGCTCTTACTCTTCTTTGTGAAAAGAAGAACAGGAGCTTGGATCTTGAACATGAATATTTTGTATGTAAAGCTGCATTTTGGGTGGGATCTTTCATGCTTTCTGGTGGAAAGTGTGGAAGGGTCTGGCATTATATTTATTGGTTGTATGGCATTGTATGAACATGACAGACAACCTCCTCTAAGATACTCCTTCTCAGGAAATACTAACACAAATATTCAGTATATCCAGCTGACCAAATTAAATCGAAGCCATTTGCAGGTAGCATGATAAGGTTGCAAGGGATTCACAGCTGAGAGGACACTGCTGAAAGTGCAGTGCAACAGTGCAAATGATCCAAAGCCAGTAAATTGTCTATCAGTTATCTGGAATGCCAGGGTGAATGTTCTGCTGGAATGTAGGGAAGGGAAGGACAGAACTGCCTACCTGTTAGCAAGGCAGAGCACACACTCGTTTCCGTAGGTCTGTCCGTCAGTGCCACAGACTGGGTGGTAGTCCCTTGGACACATGTACTTCCCATACTGGGAGCAGTCGGGCTAGGGAAGACAGGGACAAAGAAGCCAAAGTTACACCATTTGAAACAGGTTTCTGTTCAGCTTCTGAAGAATCCTGGCATGCACAGAAAAAAAGGTGTCCAATGGGAGCTGGCACAGCATTTTTAAGTGCCACTTTATCTTTCATGCTCTTATGGGAATTTATCACTTGAGGCTcggctcctgctgcctggcacgGCCTAGCTGTGGTGTCAGGACTTATGTGTGCCCCACAGCGCAGCCCTTCGCCCGCTGAGCGTCAGCGGGACACACGGACAGCGGCTCCCCAGGAAGGGCAGTGCAGACGGACATGGTGAGGGATGGGCATCGCCAGGGCGTGTGCGCTGCGGAgccagcagcctcagctgtggGAGAGAGCCCTGCTCAGCGCGGGGGCTCCGGAGCCAGGGCCGGCCAGACCCCAGCGGTCTGGGCACGGCGCCGGGCAGCGGGAGGCCTGGCTGGAGGCACGGAGGGCAGCGGCGCAGGCGGCACTCACCGGGTAGCTGGCCATGGCTCCGGGACACGAGAGGAGCCCTGTGGAGAGCGAGCAGCGTTAACGGCGCCTGGTCCCTCACGGATGCCCCGAGCTCCGCGGGACCAGCCCCGGCTGCTACCGACCGCACGCCGCCCCGTCCCGGCACCCCTGACCAGCCTCTGTCCGCTCCTGGGACACCCTCACCAGCTGTCCGATCCCGCCATCCCCCGTTCAGCCGCTGTCCCGTCCCAGCTGCCGTCCGGGACCATCCCGTCCCGGTTCCCCGTCCTGCTCCGGATGGCTGCTGCCCACCCCCGGCTTAGATCCCGCCGCCGTGCCGCTGAGCCAGCCGGGGCACGGCACCGCTTCAGGTTTCCCCTTCCCTGGGACGGGACCGGCCGGGACACGGCACCAGCCCGTCTCCCACTTCCCCGGCACCggctcccctccctccccgaCCGCCGGCGCCCCGGCGCGGAGCGCGCGGTACCGGCGAGGAGGacgggcagcaggagcaggagcgcCAGCGACCGAGCCATGTCACCAACTGAGCGGCGACAGCGGCGACAGCGGCTCGGGGCGCAACGGCCGCGCAGAGCGGGAGCCAACGGGGCCGCGGGGCGGAGCCGGTacgggcggggcgcggggcggccgcgggcgCGCTCACGGCCGGGGTGCCGGCGGGGACGCGGGGTGGGCGCTGAGGGAGCCTCCCCGGGAAGGCGCTCGCGGGCAGGGAAAGCTTTCCCGTCAGAGCTGTGTGGGTGGGCAGCGCAGTTAGTGCGGGGCGCCGGCTGGGATGCCAGCGTGCCCCAGGCTTCCCTCCGCGGCTTCAGCCCGTCAGGGCTGGGCTTTGGTGGCAGTGCCTTGGAGGTTGGAAATACGCGCAGTGCCGTGCGGCTGTTAAGGTCAGAGCCCGTGTCCCGTCACAAAGTGACAGGAGATGGCTTCTGCTGAGCTGTGAGTGCACTCCCAACGGAACGGAAAAACTGTCCCAGCAATAAAGCAACCTGTCTGCCTCCAAAGGGAGTACAGAGGGCTGGAAAGCCTTGGCACGCTGTCCCACCCGCATGGCTGGGAGTCTCGGCAGCACTGCTTTCCAAAGAGTGTCTGGTCTGTCGGTCACTGATAAGAGTGGTTAGCTTTGCAGGGCCCAGAGATTCGCTTTGTGCAGGGTCTGGCTCTGCAAATGTTTTTATACAGTTTCCCAAAATCTAGGGTATGAACTTGTAAAATGGCCTGTGCTTCTGTGTATGAGCTGGGGTTAGAGCTGTCAAGTGTTTTGATATGTCCCACACAGGTACATACACTGGCATCACACACATCTTTCCTGTCTGTGTGTGAACCTCTGAGTCCTTTCTAgtatggctttttttctttctgacagTGTGCCCTGCCTACATGGCATCATAGGGaggttattttattttctgcttgatATGTTCTTGTTCCTCCAGGTAACCTCTGCAGTTTCAGATTTTCATTCCGTGCACACCTTTGTGATTACTACCCAACACAAGGCATGTTTCATGCAAAGGCCTCTGGCTTGATTGTTTCAAGCAAAAAGCCTAATCAGAACATTTTGTGGCTGGTGAAGCATGCAAAGGGTTACTTCTCTCTGCCTGATCTCCTTCCCTAGCTTTCCCAACTTTCTGTCCCAGCTTTGCCTGTTAAGCCATTTGAGACCAGGGTGTCTTTCTGTTACCTTCTTATTGGGGGGATGGTGGCTGGATTTGCCATCCTGGGGGGAAGGATTGTAAGGGCTTAAGTACTGGAGAGTTATGCTGGGATGGGTTTCCTTGTTTCTTAAAGGTGTGATTTTTCAAAGGGAGAGGGGCCAGCTGAAGGTGAAGAAAGCACAACCACGGGGAAggtgaaaaaagcaaaaccaaggGTAAAAGTTATCTCTTAGGTTGGGAATCTTGTAAGTTTCTCTAAACAGTTAAATGCAAAGCTCTTGCTCAGAAAAAAAGCTCATGAACAACATGAACCAAGTAAAAGCTCAGTGTTCCGCCTGTTGGTAGCCCAGACCAGCTTGCTTTCTCCTGAAAAACTCCTGTACAACAAGCACTAGGTGGGTGTGTACTGTCATCGTGTCTCCTAAGAGAATATCTGCCCCCTAAAAAAATGTTCTCTACACTGATGTATTTTCCAACATATTTAATGTTCGTTCCATGATCCCACTTGATCCCAAATCCTTTGGCACTTGATCCCAAATAAATGGTGTGAATGGGACCATTTGGGTAAACATCACTTCAGTTGCCTTTCTAAGTGACAATAATATGAACTCAGTCACAAGCATGCGTTCTGTCCTGGAGAAAATagggaaaagtaaaataaaggtGCTCTATTGACTCTCAGTGTGACAATCATATTTGAAATTGATGCCAGTCTCGTAGAttctgaaaacattttgtttcaCTTGCTTATATTTTTCTACTGAGAGCATTTAATTTTGCCTTATTTAAGTAAAATTTTAGAGACAAGTCTTTAGAGAAGGGAAAATTGTAGAAATGAgattttaaacagaagaaaagataACTTacaacatttttcttctggCAAGATTGAGTATTACAAGATactaattttatttcataaattaTTAAGAACTGGAGGCAAGGAAGAGTATAATTATGCAGAGAGCTTCTTAATAGCTTTTGTATTCTGTTAACACATTTCTGATGCAAATGCTGAGTcattggaaaggaaaaatgcagaattATTTGCATATCTCCTAGAAGTTATCTTCTTGTTAAAATCAGGTAGCTGATTAACAAACATGAGAGACAATAATGAACCTAGCATATAGGCTGCAGGCAACAATGCATAATTAGAAGTTACATCCCTACAGAGAAGGTCTGTTTCTGCCTTATGCTCAGTGGAATAACCCTCTGTGCTTGGAAGCTAGAATTTATTTGAACTTCAGTCAAACTTTTCTGGTGCTCCACGGCCTTGCTGCTGCCCCAGTGAGTGCTAGCCAGGTGTTTCTGAGATGTACCTGCTGCAAAGATTGGCAGTGATTGTCACCACCTCCAGGTGGGGTCTTGTGAGAGTGGCGTAGAGCAGGAAAATCACCTCCCTCGACCTGCTGGCCATTTGTCTTTTGTTGCAGCCCAGGATatggttggctttctgggctgtaaGTGCACACTGACAGGACATGCCCAACTTTTCAGCCACCAgccccccaagtccttctccacagGGCTGCACTTTATATCCATTCGTCCCTATCTGATGCTCATATTTAAGTCTATTTGTGTCTATTTATCTATTTGAGTCTATTTGTGAAAATCTGAACTTTCCCCATAGTCTTGGTGTttcttggaaagaaaatgtgttGAAGACTTGTGGCCTTTGACATCTTCATCTTTGGGGATTTTCAGGACTCAGCTAGACAAGATTATAATTTTGTTGATCTACTGTTACCAGTAGTCCTGTTCCACGTGTCAAGGGGGGTAGAGACCCAAAGGTCCCTTCCTGCCACCCTTCCCAGGGTTTAGGTGGCATGGGAGGTTGGAAACGAGCTATGAGACAGCAGATCTCAGCATAAAATTAGTTCACAGtctcaaaaaggaaaaaattatctatctatctatctatctatctatctatctatctatctatctatctatcaccTCACCTGCTTAAAACAGATACAGGAAGAAGTCCAGGTACCAGGAGCATTGGGACTAAGGAACTGGATTGCCTGTACCTCTAGGATTCAGCAGAGTGGCATGAAATATCCTCTTTGCCACAGGTTGTGGTGGATGCTAAAGGTTTGgacttggaagaaaaaa
This window contains:
- the SPINK2 gene encoding serine protease inhibitor Kazal-type 2 encodes the protein MARSLALLLLLPVLLAGLLSCPGAMASYPPDCSQYGKYMCPRDYHPVCGTDGQTYGNECVLCLANREDHTHIEIARKGQC